From Nocardia sp. NBC_00416:
TTTCGATAGCGGGGTCTACACCGTCCACTATCCGTACCGGGAGCGGTCGTCCGCATCGGTAGCGCTACCGACCCGCACCCTGAATTCCACCGCGCCCGGCTCAGGGTGGATCCCTGAGCCGGGCACCGGTCAGATCGCGGCGACCAGCTTCGCCAGATCGTCGGCGAGCTGTTCGGCCCGCTCGTGATCGGCGGCTTCCACCATCACCCGGACCAGCTGTTCGGTTCCGCTGGGGCGCAACAGGATCCGGCCGGTGTCGCCGAGCAGCCCCTCGGCCGCGCGCACCGCCTCCAGAATTCCCGGATCGGAGGTGACCGCGGTCTTATCCGAGACCGGGACATTCACCAGGACCTGCGGCACCTTCTGGACCACGCTCGCCAATTCGGACAGCGGTTTCCCGGTCTCCGCCAGCCGGGCCATCAACTGCAGACCGGTGAGGATACCGTCGCCGGTGGTTCCGTAGCGCGGGAAGACCACATGACCGGACTGTTCCCCACCCAGCGTGTATCCGCCGCTGCGCAACTCCTCCAGGACGTAGCGGTCGCCGACGCCGGTGGTGCGCACCGTGATCCCGGCCGCGCGCATCGCCAGATGCAGGCCCAGGTTGCTCATCACGGTGGCGACCAGTGTGTCCTCGAGCAGCGTGCCGGCTTCGTGCATGCCGAGCGCCAAGACGGCCATGATGGCGTCACCGTCCACGATATCGCCGGCGGCGTCCACCGCCAGGCAGCGATCGGCGTCACCGTCGTGGGCCAAGCCCAGGTCGGCGCCGTGTTCGCGGACCGCCTGCTGTACCTGGTCGATATGGGTGGATCCCACGCCGGCGTTGATATTGAGCCCGTCCGGATCGGCATTGATCGCGATCACCCGCGCACCGGCCTCCCGGTAGGCGGCCGGTCCGACCTCGGAGGCCGCGCCGTGCGCGCAGTCCACCACGACGGTCAGCCCGCCGAGGTCGCGGCCGGTGACCTCCACCAGATGTTCGATATAGCGTTCGTGGGTTCCGCCGACACTGAACTGGTCGGGCAGGTCCGCACCGGGACGGCGCGTTCCGGAAGCGCCGAGCACGCGCCCGATTCCCGCGCCGGTGGGCCGGGTGAACTCGCCGGAGGCGACCCGCGCCTCGATACGTTCCTCGATCGCGTCCTCGAGTTTGTGCCCACCGGCCGCGAATATCTTGATCCCGTTGTCGGGCATGGGATTGTGCGAGGCGGAGATCATCACGCCCAGGCTGGCGTCGTACAGGTCCGTCAGATAGGCGACCGCCGGTGTCGGCAGCACTCCGACCGGCAACACATCCATTCCCGCGGCGGTCAGGCCGGCGGTCACCGCGGCCTCGAGCATCTCCCCGCTGGCACGCGGATCGCGGCCCACCACCGCTATCTTGCGGCGGCCCGAGCGGGTGTCCACGCCCAGTACCTGCGCCGCCGCCCCGGCAACCCGTAGCGCCAGTTCGGGGCTCAACGAATCGTTGGCGAGCCCGCGCACGCCGTCGGTGCCGAACAGATGTCCCATACCTTGCCCCTCGTCAGTGAGTCCACAGCGCGCGACGACCCCTGCCGGAACTGCCCTCGGAGCGGCCGGCCGACGAACACCGCGGTACATATAGCACGAGAGCAGGCGACCGGACTCCGGCCGGTCGCCTGCTCTCGGAACCGACACCGGCCCGTCCACCCGCGCGCGGCGGGCGGACAGCCGACATCGGCGATATCAGCGCTTCGAGTACTGCGGCGCTTTACGAGCCTTCTTGAGGCCGTACTTCTTGCGCTCGGTGGCACGCGGGTCACGGGTGAGGAACCCGGCGCGCTTGAGCGCCGGACGGTCGTCCGCGTTGACCACGATCAGCGCCCGGGCGATGGCCAGGCGCAGCGCGCCGGCCTGACCGGAGGGGCCGCCGCCGTGCAGGCGGGCGTAGACGTCGAAGCCTTCGACACGCTCGACGGTGACCAGCGGGGACTTGACCAGCTGCTGGTGCACCTTGTTCGGGAAGTAATCCTCGATCGAACGGCCGTTCAGCACGAAATTGCCGGTACCCGGCACCAGACGGACCCGGACCACGGCTTCCTTACGCCGGCCGACGGTCTGCACCGGGCGATCCAGCGGGGCCGCGTACTCGACGAATTCGGCGTCGTCGTCGTAGACCACACCCTCGTCCAGCACCTCGGCTGCGGCGTCTTCGACGACCGCCTCGTCGTATTCGGTGAATTCCTCGGGAGCGGTCACTGGGCCACCTGCTTGATCTCGAACGGAACGGGCTGCTGGGCGGCGTGCGGGTGCGTCGGACCCGCGTACACCTTCAGCTTGCCGGCGATGGCGCTGCCGAGCTTGTTCTTGGGGATCATGCCCTTGACGGCCTTCTCCACCAGACGGTCGGGGCGGGTTTCCAGCACCTGACCGACAGTGCGGGACTTGAGGCCGCCGGGATGTCCGGAGTGGTGATGGATGAGCTTGTTCTGCCGCTTGTTGCCGCTGATGGCGACCTTGTCGGCGTTGATGATGATGACGAAATCGCCACCGTCCATATGCGGTGCGTAGGTCGGCTTGTGCTTGCCGCGCAGCAGATTCGCTGCGTGAACGGCAAGACGGCCGAGCACTACGTCAGTGGCGTCGATGACGTACCACTGCCGGGTCACGTCACCCGCCTTCGGGCTGTACGTAGGCACAGTGCTTCCCTGTCTGTCGTCGATGCTGCCGGCCCAGGTGTGCGGGCGAGGAACTCCCGGCGGCCGGTTGAGACCCGGGCCTCGGCATTCCGCACACCAGCCGGTCACGATACCAGCCGGGTATCGCCAGCCGGAAACCGGCCGGACGCTGCTCAGATATCGAGCGGCGGGCCGGGGTCGGTGACCCCCGGTACGCCGGGCACCAGATAGCGCAGGGTGTCGATACCGGATTCCGCGCATTCGCCCGGATCGTGCTCCGCTCCCCGGTCCGGGACGGCATCCCGCGCGGCGTCGCCGGGCCCGGGGCCCACGGGTACGCGGGCGTACAGCGGGCGCCCGGCCGGGCCGTCGGTCCCGCCCGCGGTCCGGCCGTGCGGTTCGACGGTGATCCGCGGCATCGGCACACAACCGGCCGCGACGGTCGGCTCGGTGCGGTAAACACTCGCGGAAATCGCCGGGCCGCCCTCGGCGTGCGCCTGCGCGAACCCCGAAGCATCCGCGCCCCAGGCCAACGAGGCGAGTGCGGCCGCCCCCAGAACGGCGTGGGCGCCGAACAGGTTGTCCTTCATCTTGGTCCAGAGTTTGCCCTTGCCCCTGTCCCCCTCCGACTCCGCGCCGTAGCGCGAGTCGCCGCCGGCGGAACCCGGCCCGTTCGGCCCCGGGAATTCGACACCCCGCGGCACTGCGGCCTGCGTACCGGTCTCCGGGTCGGGCGCACGGGTGAAACGGCTGGCCGGGCCGGAGATCGGCGGCGGCAGCTCACCGCGTTCGGCTCGCACCGCCGGGTCCTGGCCGGTCCCCTGCTCCGGCGGCGGGAGCGGGCCGTAGGGGTACGGCGGCGAGTCCGGCCGGCCGGACCGCGGACCGGCCATGGGGCCGTCGCCGGTCTGCGCCCGATCGGGGCCGGTACGCAGCGGATACGGGCCGCCCGGCGGATTCGGATCGGACCGGTTCGGCGGCGTCCGGCCCGGACCGCCCGGGTACGGAACGGGTGCGCCGGGCGCGGGTGGGTGCGGGCCCGGCGCCGGCTGATACGAACCGGCCGGAGCAGGCTGGGCCGGGCCAGGTCCGGGCGCAGGGGGACGACTCGCGACCGTCTGGTTCGAGCCGGACGCCGGATGGTCCGGGCCCGGCGCACCGGGCCCGGGCTGCCGGTAGGGCTCGGAATCCTCGTCCTCGTCCTCGTTCTCGCTGATCAGCAGATGTGTGGCACCGAGAACCAGCGCGTGCATGGGATGTTCCGCCTTCTTCAGGCGTTGTCCCAGATGATTGCGGAAGGCGAACCGCAGGGTTTCGTTGAATACGACCTGCCCCGCCAGCAGCACCGTCGAATTGTCCGCGCCGATCGAGCGGGCCGCGGCCATCACCTCGATCACGGTGTCGTCGGCGACCCTGGGGTCACGCGTCGACTCGGGATCGATCGGCACGTACACCGATTCGGTGGGACGCTCCTCGTCACCGTGGACCGCGACCACCAGGATATTGGCGCGGCCTTCCACTACCTGCCCGTCGAAATGGACCGCGGTCGCGCCGATTCCTTCGGGCAGGGCGGGATCGGGCGGGCGGACCAAGCCCAGGGCGCGCACATAACCGGACAGCGCAATGGATTCCGGGATCGGCTCGACCTCGACATCGAGTTGTTCGACCAGTTGGGCGTAGGCGTCGATCTTCGGATCGGGCCAATCGTCCGGATAGGGCAGGGCCACCACATCGGGTTTGCCACGCAGATAGGTTCCGATCGAGGCCAGCGGATTGTAGAGCCGGGCCCGGAACACCAGTTCCGCCGGCCAGGTGGCGCCGGCGATGACGATCTGCTGATGCCCGAGGATATCGCGCACATCCGGGATCGCCATCCCCAGATCGGGTCGTTGCCGGTCCGCACCGGCGGTGTAGAGCCGGCCGGAGGCGTCGGCCAGCAGATAGGCGGGCGGGTTGTAGCTTCCCTCGACTTGTACGGGACGGATGGGCACGCCGGATCCGCCCGCGGCGACGGACACCACATCCCACCCGAGATGTACCGCCCCTACTCGCACCATCACAGGCATCAGTGTGCCTGGTGTGCGGTCGACGCGCTCGCCGCCCCCACCCACCAGCGGGGCGTGCGCGGCGTCGGGCCGGTCAGCGGTCTCATCTCGCGGTCTTCTTGAGCCGCAAACGGGTCCAGGTGATCAGCCCGAGCACCACTGTGATGGCCACCACCATGCCGATATCCAGGAACCACGCGCCGCGCGTGTGCTCCCAGAACCCGTCCTGTTGCGACTGGACGAACAGTGCGCGAATATCCACCGTCGAGGCCGCGGCGGCATAGCCCCACCGGGAGGGGAACAGCCAGGAGATCTGTTCCAGCACTACGCGGTCGGTCACCGGGATCAGGCCGCCGGCCATCACCAGCAGACCCATGATCGCCACCACCAGCAGCGGCATCACCTGCTCACTGGATTTGGCCAGGCTCGACAACAGCAGCCCGAAAACCACGCAGGCCACGGCGGTGGCCGCGATATCGATATAGAGTTCGGCGCCGCCGATGGCCAGCACCGAACCTTCGTCCGGCCGTTTCTTGCCGAGCAGCACGAAACCGATCATCACCGCCGACTGCAGCAGCGCGGCGACGCTGAACACGACGATCTTCGCCGTCAGATAGGCTCCCGACCGCAGTCCGACCGCGCGTTCGCGGAAGTAGATGGTGCGCTCCCCGACGAGATCGCGGACGGTGAGGGTGGACCCCATGAAGCAGGCGCCGAGGAGCAACACCACCAGCAGCTGCTGGGGTTCGGAGCTGCCGGTCCGGACGAAGCTGCCGTCGTCGGTCTGGGTGAGCGGCGGCGACGAGAAGCCGTACTGGCCGGGCACCACCAGCGACAACCCGCCGAGCACGAACGGCAGCAACACCAGGAACACGAGGTAGCCGCGATCCGCCAGAATGAGTCGCAGCTGCCGGCGGGCCAGGGTGGAGAACTGTTTCCAGGCTCCCGACTGCGGTGGCGAACCGCCGCCGCCGGTGCGGGTCGCGGGCGGGGGCGGCGGCGGCAGTGCCGCCTGCCGTGACCGGAAATGCGCGAACGCGGCGTCCGGATTGGCCGCCACATCGGCGAAGATCTTGGCCCAATCGCTGGTGCCCAGCGCGGCCTCGACACCCGCCGGGTTGCCCGCGTAGGCGGTTTTGCCGCCGGGGGCGAGCAGGACCACCTGGTCGCACATGTCCAGGCAGGCCACCGAGTGGGTGACCACGATGACCACGCGGCCCGCGTCGGCGAGCTCACGCAGCATCACCATGACCTGCCGGTCCAGCGCCGGGTCCAGGCCGGAGGTGGGTTCGTCCAGGATCAGCAGCGACGGCCCGGTGAGCAGTTCCAGCGCCACCGACGCGCGTTTGCGCTGACCGCCCGACAATCGGTCGACTCGGGTGTCGGCGTGTTCGGTGAGCGACAGTTCACGCAGCACACCGTCGATGACCTGCTGCCGGTCCGACTTCGAGGAGTCGGGGGGCAGCCGCAGCTCCGCGGCGAATCCCAGCGCCTGCCGCACCGTGAGCTGGCGGTGCAGCACATCGTCCTGCGGGACCATGCCGATGCGGGAGCGCAGCGCCTCGTACTCGACGTGCAGGTCACGGCCCTCGAAGGTCACCGCGCCGTTCGACGGCTGCGTACTCCCCGCGACCAGCCTCGACAGCGTGGACTTACCGGCGCCGGACGGGCCGATCAGCGCGGTCAGGGTGCCGCGGGCGGCCTGCATGTTCACATCGACGAGCAGCTGTTTGTTGCCCTCGACGGTGAACCCGACCCCGTGCACGGCCAGCCCCTGTTCGGCGACCGGGCGCTGCCGGTGCAC
This genomic window contains:
- a CDS encoding FHA domain-containing protein, producing the protein MSAPGVRTITVRHDGTERVFDSNQQITLGRAPEVTLFVDSPLVSRVHAILAWQSGAWVLTDNGSTNGVFVDARRVGRSVPIDRPTQVRLGDAISGPLLWLVPSGVPQQQQQPPRPQSPGRPSQPVQRPAPPHHRPPSDPQPQVPPPGQRGATPSRPVPVQHPAPAQRPAQTGQPSQVPTGLQPPVARPQPANVNMTAKASVAAVPPVRHRATEGPVARADRVPPGGLTIGRTSDNQIVVNDPLASRKHARLVAAPEGLALEDLGSANGTFVNGVRQQRTVLRERDIITIGNIDFEVQQGTLVHRQRPVAEQGLAVHGVGFTVEGNKQLLVDVNMQAARGTLTALIGPSGAGKSTLSRLVAGSTQPSNGAVTFEGRDLHVEYEALRSRIGMVPQDDVLHRQLTVRQALGFAAELRLPPDSSKSDRQQVIDGVLRELSLTEHADTRVDRLSGGQRKRASVALELLTGPSLLILDEPTSGLDPALDRQVMVMLRELADAGRVVIVVTHSVACLDMCDQVVLLAPGGKTAYAGNPAGVEAALGTSDWAKIFADVAANPDAAFAHFRSRQAALPPPPPPATRTGGGGSPPQSGAWKQFSTLARRQLRLILADRGYLVFLVLLPFVLGGLSLVVPGQYGFSSPPLTQTDDGSFVRTGSSEPQQLLVVLLLGACFMGSTLTVRDLVGERTIYFRERAVGLRSGAYLTAKIVVFSVAALLQSAVMIGFVLLGKKRPDEGSVLAIGGAELYIDIAATAVACVVFGLLLSSLAKSSEQVMPLLVVAIMGLLVMAGGLIPVTDRVVLEQISWLFPSRWGYAAAASTVDIRALFVQSQQDGFWEHTRGAWFLDIGMVVAITVVLGLITWTRLRLKKTAR
- the rplM gene encoding 50S ribosomal protein L13, which gives rise to MPTYSPKAGDVTRQWYVIDATDVVLGRLAVHAANLLRGKHKPTYAPHMDGGDFVIIINADKVAISGNKRQNKLIHHHSGHPGGLKSRTVGQVLETRPDRLVEKAVKGMIPKNKLGSAIAGKLKVYAGPTHPHAAQQPVPFEIKQVAQ
- the glmM gene encoding phosphoglucosamine mutase, whose product is MGHLFGTDGVRGLANDSLSPELALRVAGAAAQVLGVDTRSGRRKIAVVGRDPRASGEMLEAAVTAGLTAAGMDVLPVGVLPTPAVAYLTDLYDASLGVMISASHNPMPDNGIKIFAAGGHKLEDAIEERIEARVASGEFTRPTGAGIGRVLGASGTRRPGADLPDQFSVGGTHERYIEHLVEVTGRDLGGLTVVVDCAHGAASEVGPAAYREAGARVIAINADPDGLNINAGVGSTHIDQVQQAVREHGADLGLAHDGDADRCLAVDAAGDIVDGDAIMAVLALGMHEAGTLLEDTLVATVMSNLGLHLAMRAAGITVRTTGVGDRYVLEELRSGGYTLGGEQSGHVVFPRYGTTGDGILTGLQLMARLAETGKPLSELASVVQKVPQVLVNVPVSDKTAVTSDPGILEAVRAAEGLLGDTGRILLRPSGTEQLVRVMVEAADHERAEQLADDLAKLVAAI
- the rpsI gene encoding 30S ribosomal protein S9 is translated as MTAPEEFTEYDEAVVEDAAAEVLDEGVVYDDDAEFVEYAAPLDRPVQTVGRRKEAVVRVRLVPGTGNFVLNGRSIEDYFPNKVHQQLVKSPLVTVERVEGFDVYARLHGGGPSGQAGALRLAIARALIVVNADDRPALKRAGFLTRDPRATERKKYGLKKARKAPQYSKR